caaaaataaaatgttcgACCAAGGAAATGACTAACCTGTGGAGCTGAATCAGAACCTAAGGATATTGCAGACTGTGTTTCCTTTAGTATATCACTCCATGCATTGACTTTCCGTGCTTCTATGCATTTTTTAAGGTGATTTTGAAGAGCCTGAGCTTGGAAAGTAAGTATTGAATCAACATATGGGGTTATCTGATTGCAATTCAGTGCTTTTTCTGCTTCTCCCAACCTGCAATGAAAATTGCAATTCTATAAGGAGaagtaaacaaaaagaaaaacactatATGATAATGCAAAGCATACTTAGCATCATTGAGTGAAGCATATATATTACCTGAAATATATTGTGGCCAAACGGTTGTGGGCTCTGACATATGAAGGGTCCAGCTTGATTGATTCCTCACACTCAACAATTGCTTCCTGAAGCCTTCCTAAGCCAATTAAAGCTGCACTTTTGTTGCAATGATATATTGCCTTATTTGAATCAAGTGCAATTGCTCGATCATACAGAGCCAAGGCCTCTTCAAATCTTCCCTGCTTGTATGCATCATTTCCCATGGATTTCGACACCTCAGGGTCCACTTTTTTCATCCTTGGACTCAAAAACTGTGCAACCTTATTGCCATCGCTGTTCCTATTCAAGATATTCCCCATCAAGCCTTTGCTTGCATTGGTGTAAGAACTGGGCACAGAGTTCAACTCTGCACTCTTAGGCATGTATTCCACACTCTTCCTTCTTGGGGTGTTATTCACAAGCAAATTCCCAGTGAGTTTCAATTGAGACTTGTTGTTCTCATTATTCTCATTGCTAGTACTTATCCTAGCAAGCACAAGAGAATTTCCAGTGGGCTGTCCTTGTGGTTTTCTCTCATGACTTTTGTCCTTGTTTTGTTGAACAACCTTAGTTGAAATTGAGGTACTAGAGGACGATGATGTTGAGCTTCTTGCAGCAACATCTGAATGCCTCTGATGTTGGTTGTTTCGATTTGTACAAGGTTGTTGGTGAATAGAGGCACTTTTTCTGGCAGGTTTTTGTTCTACACCACTCGGTTTGTGTGGTGGCTCAGTGCCAGTGGATCTTTTTCTTGAAACCTTTGATTCTTcacttttgacatcatcatcaCTCTGTGCATTCTTAAAGGGTAGGGAATGAACAGATGCTTTTCTCATCTTATGGCTTTTGAGGTGGAGAATTCTCCCCATGAGACCACAACCCAATTCACTCCCTACCTTCTTGTTGTTCTTTGCCTTCATTTCCATGGCTTGTTGAAATAGCTATGTGACGTGTCACAGAAACAACTGTGTGTGTTGTTTAGATGGAgggaaaaactaaacaaaatgaACCAAAGAATAAGGCACAGAAGGCAGAAAGATATCTGAGAGATTATGAAAGG
The genomic region above belongs to Glycine max cultivar Williams 82 chromosome 14, Glycine_max_v4.0, whole genome shotgun sequence and contains:
- the LOC100782846 gene encoding TPR repeat-containing thioredoxin TTL1, which encodes MEMKAKNNKKVGSELGCGLMGRILHLKSHKMRKASVHSLPFKNAQSDDDVKSEESKVSRKRSTGTEPPHKPSGVEQKPARKSASIHQQPCTNRNNQHQRHSDVAARSSTSSSSSTSISTKVVQQNKDKSHERKPQGQPTGNSLVLARISTSNENNENNKSQLKLTGNLLVNNTPRRKSVEYMPKSAELNSVPSSYTNASKGLMGNILNRNSDGNKVAQFLSPRMKKVDPEVSKSMGNDAYKQGRFEEALALYDRAIALDSNKAIYHCNKSAALIGLGRLQEAIVECEESIKLDPSYVRAHNRLATIYFRLGEAEKALNCNQITPYVDSILTFQAQALQNHLKKCIEARKVNAWSDILKETQSAISLGSDSAPQVYALQIEALLKLLRYQEAYTIYNKMPKFSIDWCTKIFGPACSAYLLMIGSMIYLASGRFEEAVTAAQQAVKVDPGNRELNAMVKKARAATSARMSGNLLFKASKFIEACAVYNEGLEHDPHNSVLLCNRAACRSKLGQNEKAIEDCNAALMVQPSYSKAKLRRANCNAKLERWEAAIQDYEMLLRERPGDEEVARALFEAQLQLKMLRGEDIKDLKFGSNLVSISSNDRFRHYVTSPGMAVALFTNKATHKKVLLVLEQISKRFPSVNFLKVEIEDHPYLAKSESVSSIPAFKIYKNGSSVKEISGNNHELLERSVKLYSS